AAATTGGAAGTGAGTCTGAAGTGAATCTGTTCTTTCACGGAAAGAATCTCGGGCGAAGCAAACGCAAAGGAGGTCTGTGGTCATGGGTAAATTTCTAGTTGCGGATTTGAGTAAACAAATTTTTGCAGCTGCGTTTCTTGCCCTGCTGTTGTTGCTGACCGGGGCGCCCGGCATGCCGCCGTATTGCGGGTAAACAGGGCATCCGCTGCCGACGCGCCCGATGGTTCTTCTTGGGCAAAAGCCTTCAAAACCATTCAGAGCGCCGTGGATGCAGCCGATACAAAGGATGAAATCTGGGTGGCACAAGGCACCTATACGGGCACGACCGATTCAGTGGTGGATATGTCGGCAAAGACGCTTGTCCTCTATGGCGGTTTTGAGGGTACGGAAACCGATCGCGACGAACGTAATTGGGAAGACAATAAGACGGTCATTGACGGTGAAGGAATACGGCGCTGTGTGACTTCAAACTACGCCGGCTCCATAGACGGCTTCACCGTGCAAAATGGAAAAGCTGACTACGGCGGCGGGATGTATTGGGGCACGGCGACCAACTGCAGCTTCACCGGTAACTCGGCCGAGTACGACGGCGGTGGGATGTATTACGGCACGGCGACCAACTGTACCTTCACCGGCAACTCGGCCACATACTACGGCGGCGGGATGTGTTACGGCACGGCGACCAACTGTACTTTCACCGGCAATACGGCCTCCGGCGGCGGCGGGATGGCTTTCGTCATGGCGACCAACTGCACCTTCAGCGACAATAGGGCTGAGAGCTTCGGCGGCGGGATGTATGACAGCACGGCGGCCAACTGTACCTTCAGCAACAATACGGCCTACCGCGGCGGCGGGATGTATGACGGCACGGCGACCAACTGCATTCTCTGGGGCAATTCTCCCGATGACGCATCCGGAACGAGCGTGAGCTATTCCTGTCTTGGCACTGCCTATGACGGAACGGGTAATATTGCGAAGGATCCCCTGTTTGTAAATGCTGATCTCCCGGATCTGCGTCTTCAAAGTAATTCGCCCTGCATTGATGCTGGCCGGACCGGAGCAGATATTCCATCAATGGATATTGATGGAGTGCCTCGCCCCCAAGGAGCAGGTATCGATATGGGTGCCTATGAATATTATATCCCTGTACCTGTGCCTGACGTGGTGGGTAAACCCCAAGGGGAGGCAGAAGCGCTGATCTTAGGTGCCGGATTGGTTGTCGGCGAGGTGGTCTTGCAGTACAACAACATGGTTGCTGCAGACAGCGTTATCAGCCAAGATCCGGTGGCGGGCGCTGAGGTCTATAGGGGCCGCCCTGTTGATCTGATTATATCTTTAGGTTCTGAACCTGTCGAAGGCGAAGAGCCCGCTGAAGGGGAGATACCCGTTGAGGGTGAAGAACCTGTCGAAG
This DNA window, taken from Candidatus Hydrogenedentota bacterium, encodes the following:
- a CDS encoding PASTA domain-containing protein, with the protein product MRVNRASAADAPDGSSWAKAFKTIQSAVDAADTKDEIWVAQGTYTGTTDSVVDMSAKTLVLYGGFEGTETDRDERNWEDNKTVIDGEGIRRCVTSNYAGSIDGFTVQNGKADYGGGMYWGTATNCSFTGNSAEYDGGGMYYGTATNCTFTGNSATYYGGGMCYGTATNCTFTGNTASGGGGMAFVMATNCTFSDNRAESFGGGMYDSTAANCTFSNNTAYRGGGMYDGTATNCILWGNSPDDASGTSVSYSCLGTAYDGTGNIAKDPLFVNADLPDLRLQSNSPCIDAGRTGADIPSMDIDGVPRPQGAGIDMGAYEYYIPVPVPDVVGKPQGEAEALILGAGLVVGEVVLQYNNMVAADSVISQDPVAGAEVYRGRPVDLIISLGSEPVEGEEPAEGEIPVEGEEPVEGEEPVEGEIPAEGEEPGEGEEPREGEGAEPVEGEEPVEGEGETPVEGEGGEPVEGEESVEGEGEGEGEASTEGEPEEVDESCGCCKSNDKILSLPELLHRVLVIGCSLA